From the genome of Streptomyces sp. NBC_00523:
CCGGTGGGCAGGAAGACGAGGCCGGTCTCGAAGAGCGCGAGGTCGTGGCTGCCGCGGCCGTCGTTGCGCCGCAGTGCGCCGAGGAGACCCGGCAGCAGCGTGGTGCGCAGCGAGGGCTCCTCGTCGGAGAGCGGGTTGACGAGCTGGACGGTGCGGCGGCGGGCGTCGTCCGCCTCCAGGCCGAGCTGGTCGAGGACCGCCTCGCCGATGAACGGGTAGTTCAGCGCCTCGACGTAGCCCGCGCCCGCGAGGGCCCGGCCGACGCGGCGGTGCAGCCGCTGGCGGTCGGTGAGGCCGCGGCCGGAGGGCGGCGTCGGGAGCGTGGAGGGCAGGTTCTCGTAGCCCTCCAGGCGGATGACCTCTTCGGCCAGGTCGTTCGGCTCGGTGAGGTCGGGGCGCCAGGACGGCGTGGTGACCAGGAGCTCGTCCTGCCCGTAGACGTCGCAGCCGACCTCCTGGAGGCGGCGGACGACGGTCTCGCGGCCGTACGCGACACCGGCGACCTTGTCGGGGTGGTCGGCCGGCATCGTGATGGTGCGGGGCGCGGACGGGGCGGTTACCTCGGTGACGCCCGCCTCGGCGGTGCCGCCGGCGAGGAGGACCAGCAGGTCGACGGTGCGCTGCGCGGCAGCGGCGGCGGCCTGCGGGTCGACGCCGCGCTCGAAGCGCTTGGACGCCTCGGAGGGCAGCTTGTGGCGGCGCGCGGTGCGGGCGATCGAGATCGCGTCGAAGTGCGCGGCCTCGATGACGACCTCGGCGGTGTGCGCGCCCTCGGCCGCGTCGGCGATCTCCGTGTCGGCACCGCCCATGACGCCCGCGAGGCCGATGGGGCCGCGGTTGTCGGTGATGACGAGGTCGCCGGAGTCCAGGACGCGGACCGCGCCGTCGAGCGTGGTGAGCTTCTCGCCCTGCTCGGCACGGCGGACCCCGATCGGGCCGTCGATGCGGGACCGGTCGTAGGCGTGCAGCGGCTGGCCGAGTTCGAGCATCACGTAGTTGGTGACGTCGACGGCGAGCGAGATCGGCCGCATGCCCGCCTTCTGCAGCCGGCGCTGCATCCAGATCGGGGTGCGGGCCTCGGGCTGGAGTCCGGTGACGGTGCGCGCGGTGAAGCGGGAGCAGCCGATCGGGTCGGAGACCTTGACCGGGTAGCCGTACGCGTTGGGCGCGGGCACGTCCAGGAGCGCCGGGTCGCGCAGCGGCAGGCCGTAGGCGATGGCGGTCTCGCGGGCGACGCCGCGCAGGGACAGGCAGTAGCCGCGGTCGGGCGTGACGGCGATGTCCAGGACCTCGTCGCGGAGCTCCAGGAGCTCGATCGCGTCGGTGCCCACCTCGTACTCGGGCGGGAGCACGATGATGCCGTGGGTGCCGTCGTCGCCCATGCCGAGCTCGTCGGTGGAGCAGATCATGCCGTGCGAGGTCTTGCCGTACGTCTTGCGGGCGGCGATCGCGAAGTCGCCGGGGAGCACGGCGCCGGGCAGGACCACGACGACCTTGTCGCCGACGGCGAAGTTACGGGCGCCGCAGACGATCTCCTGCGGCGCGCCGGTGCCGTTGGCGGTGCCGACGTCGACCGTGCAGAAGCGGATCGGCTTCTTGAAGCCCTCCAGCTCCTCGATGGTCAGCACCTGTCCGACGACCAGCGGGCCGGTGAGGCCGGCGCCGGTCTGCTCGACCGTCTCGACCTCCAGGCCGACGGCGACCAGCTTGGCCTGCACGTCACGGCCGGTCTCGGTGGCCGGCAGGTCGACGTATTCCCGCAGCCAGGAAAGCGGGACGCGCATCAGATCTCCATCCCGAAGGGCCGGGTGAACCGGACGTCACCTTCGACCATGTCTCGCATGTCTTCGACGTTGTGGCGGAACATCAGCATCCGTTCGATGCCGAACCCGAAGGCGAATCCGCTGTACTTCTGGGGGTCGACGCCGCAGGCGGTGAGCACCTTGGGGTTGACCATGCCGCAGCCGCCGAGCTCGATCCAGCCCTCGCTGCCGCAGGTGCGGCAGGGGCGGTCCGGGTTGCCGACGGACGCGCCGCGGCAGACGTAGCAGACCATGTCCATCTCGGCGGACGGCTCGGTGAACGGGAAGAAGTTCGGCCGCAGCCGGGTCTTCATGTCCGGGCCGAAGAGCGCCTGGACCATGTGGTCGAGGGTGCCCTTCAGGTCGGCCATGGTCAGGCCCTCGTCCACGGCGAGCAGCTCGATCTGGTGGAAGACCGGGGTGTGCGTGGCGTCGAGCTCGTCGGTGCGGTAGACGCGGCCGGGGCAGACGACGTAGACCGGGGGCTCGCGGTCGAGCAGGGTGCGGGCCTGGACCGGGGAGGTGTGCGTACGCAGCACGACACCGGACTCGTCGTTCTTCGCGCCGTCGGCGCCCTGGACGAAGAAGGTGTCCTGCATCTGCCGGGCCGGGTGGTCGGGCACGAAGTTGAGGGCGTCGAAGTTGAACCACTCGGCCTCGGCCTCGGGGCCCTCGGCGATCTCGTAGCCCATGGCCACGAAGACGTCGGCGACGCGCTCCATGAAGGTCGTCAGCGGGTGGCGGGCGCCGGCCGGGGTGCGGTCGTAGGGCAGGGTGACGTCCACCGCCTCCTCGACCAGCACGCGGGCGTCACGCTCGGCCTCCAGCTCCGTCTGGCGGGCCGCGAGGGCGCGGCCCACGGCGGCACGGGCCTGGCCGACGCGCTTGCCGGCCTCGGCCTTGGCCTGCGGGGGCAGTGCGCCGATCTCGCGGTTGGCGAGCGACAGGGGCGAGGTGCCGCCCGTGTGCGCGGTCTTCGCCTGGGCGAGCGCGTCGAGGTCACCCGCGGCGGCGAAGGCGGCGAGCGCCTCGTCCCGGATGCGCTCGATCTCTTCCGGTTTCAGTGCCTCGACCTCGACTGGGTCGTACGACTTGTTCGGTGCCGACATCTCTTCCCGTACTTCCGATTGGCTGAGTGCTGCGCTTGCCGGGGGATACTCCCGGACCCCCGTGACCTCGCTCGAAGACCGGAGGACGCAAAGGTGCCAAGGGTCGAGTCTAAGGGTCGCGGGGCGGGTGGGGCGCCCGTGGGCCGCTCGGGGCCTTACGCGAGGTAGGCCGGCGTGCTCACGGGCAGCATAAATCGGAACTCCGCGCCGCCTCCGGGGCCGCGGCCGACCGTGATGGTGCCGCCGTGGGCCTCGACGATGCCCTTGACGATGTAGAGGCCCAGGCCCGTGCCGCCGCGCTTGCTGCCCCGCCAGAAGCGGGTGAAGACGCGGCTCATGGACTCCTCGGGGATGCCGGGACCTTCGTCGCTCACGGTGACGGCCGCTCCCCTCTCGTCGCTCTTCGCCGGTGCGGGTGCCACGTCGATGGTGACAGTTCCCTCACCGTGCCGCACCGCGTTTTCCAGCAGGTTGCCGAGCACCTGGTCGATCTTGTCCGGGTCGGCCCACACCGCGGGCAGCGGCTGGAGGGTGCGGACGAGGAAGCGGCCGGGGTCCTGGCCGGCCGCGGTGTGCGCCTGGACGTGGCGCTCGACGGCGGCGGACAGGTCGACGGGCTGGCGGCGGAGTTCCAGGCGGCCGGAGTCGATCCGGGAGATGTCCAGGAGCTCGGTGATGAGGCGGGTGACCCGGTTGGCGTCCGCGTACACCGTCTCCAGCATCAGGCGCTTCTGGTCGTCGGTGAACCGCTCCCACTTGGCCAGGAGCGTCGCCGTGAAGCCCTTGACCGAGGTGAGCGGCGAGCGCAGTTCGTGGGCGACGGTCGCGATGAGCTCGGCGTTGCTGCGCTCGGTGCGGCGGCGGGCCTCCGTGCCGCGCAGGCTGACGACCAGGCGGCGAACCGGTCCGGCGGGGGTCTCGCGCACGTAGCGGGCGGAGACCAGGACCTCGCGCCCGCCGGGCAGCAGGAGGTTGCGCTCGGGCTGGCCGGTCCGGGTGGCGAGGCCGCCGTAGGGGTCGGTCAGCTCCCACCAGCGGCGGCCCTTGAGGTCCTCCAGCGGCAGCACCTGCTCGACCGGGCGACCGAGGGCGGCGCTCTCCGGCACGGCGGTGATGCGGACGGCGGCGGCGTTGAAGCAGATGATCCGGCCGGCCGCGTCCGCGACCACGAGCCCGTCGGGCAGGTCGTCCGGGTCCAGCCCGAGGCAGCCCGCCGCGTCCGCGACGCCCGCCCGTGCCGCGCGCGGTCCGCTCATGCCGACAGCCATTCCGTACCCCACTCTCGACCGGTGCAGTGGGCCCCCGAGTGCGTCACCCTACTAGTCGTCGGTGACGGAGCGACACCCTGTGGCGGCTCTCCGTCGAAGTGGGGGCGCCCGCCGGGGTCAGCCGGTGGTGCGGCGGGGGCGCTGGGCGCGCGCGGAGGCGTACAGGCAGACGGCGGCCGCGGTGGCGAGGTTCAGGCTCTCCGCCTTGCCGTGGATCGGCACCCGCACCACGGCGTCGGCCAGGGCCCGGGTCTCCTCCGGCAGGCCCCACGCCTCGTTGCCGAAGACCCAGGCGGTGGGCCCGCCCATCGTGCCGGCGTCCAGTTCGTCGTCCAGGTCGTCCGCGCCCGCTCCGTCGGCGGCCAGGATGCGGACGCCCGCCTCGCGCAGCCCGCGTACGGCCTGTTCGACGGGGACGCCCACGGCGACCGGCAGGTGGAAGAGCGAACCGACCGAGGCGCGCACCGACTTGGGGTTGTACAGGTCCACCGAGGCGTCGGTCAGGACGACCGCGTCGGCGCCCGCCGCGTCGGCGCAGCGCAGCACCGTGCCGGCGTTGCCGGGGTCGCGGACGTGGGCCAGGACGGCGACAAGGCGGGGCCGGGCCGCGAGGATCGCGTCGAAGGGCGAGTCGAGGAAGCGGCAGACCCCGATGAGGCCCTGCGGGGTGACGGTCTGGGAGACGTCGGCCAGGACGTCGGCGCCGGCGAGGTGGACGCGGGCGCCGGCCGCGTGGGCGGCGTCGATGATGGCGGCGTAGCGGTCGGCGGCCTCGACGGTGGCGAAGAGCTCGACCAGGGTCGGTTCGCCGTCGTCGCCCCGGTGCTCGGCGGCCTCGCGCACGGCCTGCGGCCCCTCGGCGATGAACCTGCGCTCCTTGCCGCGGAAGTTGCGCCGGGCCAGCCGCCGGGCGGCGGCGACGCGCGGCGAACGCGGGGAGATCAGTTCGGGGATGCCCATGATCGGCGGCGAGCCTCTCTGCGGTACGAAAAGGTCCTGGGGGTACAACGCACCGGACCCGCAGACGGCGAGCGCCTGCGGGTCCGGCTCAAAACCGAGAAGTGCGCCCTGGGTCAGGCGGCCTTCGGGGCGTTGACGTCGCTCGGGAGGGCCTTCTGGGCGACCTCGACGAGGGCGGCGAACGCGTTGGCGTCGTTGACCGCGAGCTCGGCCAGGATCTTGCGGTCCACCTCGATGTTGGCGGCCTTCAGACCCTGGATGAGGCGGTTGTACGTCATGCCGTTCTGGCGGGCAGCCGCGTTGATGCGCTGGATCCAGAGCTGACGGAAGTCGCCCTTGCGCTTCTTGCGGTCGTTGTAGTTGTAGACCAGGGAGTGGGTGACCTGCTCCTTGGCCTTGCGGTACAGGCGCGAACGCTGACCGCGGTAACCGCTGGCCTGCTCGAGGATCGCCCGGCGCTTCTTGTGGGCGTTGACTGCCCGCTTGACGCGTGCCACTTGTTAACTCCTTGTAGCGGGGCCGTGGTCGTACTCACACGGCCCGGAAACGAATTGGTCCCGGTCGGATCGAGGGCGCGTCCCCGGACTCACCGGGGACGACGGCCTCACTTGCCGAGAAGCTTCTTGACCTTCTTGGCGTCGGCCGGAGCCGCGACGACCGTGCCGGTCAGCGAACGCGTCTTCTTGGACGACTTGTGCTCGAGCAGGTGGCGCTTGCCGGCCCGCTCGCGCAGCACCTTGCCGGAGCCGGTGATCTTGAAACGCTTGCTGGCACCGCTGTGCGTCTTGTTCTTCGGCATCGCGCCGTTCTCTCCTCGTCAGTGGCGCCCCTCTCGGTGCGAGCACCGGACTGCAGGGGCGTCAGATCTTGATGGGGGTTCCGGGGGGACCCGGGGGTGCCTGGATGGCACCCCCCGCGGTCACGCCTCGGAAGGTGTCTCGGCCTCGGCCTCGGGCGCCGCCTCGGCAGGAGCCTCGGGGGCCGTCTCCGCGGGCGCGGCGTCGGGGGTGTTGTTCCCCTGGCGCTCCGCCTTGCGGGCGGCCTGGGCCTCGCGGGCCTCGGCCATGGCTTCGGTCTTCTTCTTGTGCGGGCCCAGAACCATGATCATGTTCCGGCCGTCCTGCTTCGGGTTGGACTCGATGAAGCCGAGTTCCTCCACGTCCGAAGCAAGCCGCTGGAGCAGTCGGAAGCCCAGCTCGGGGCGGGACTGCTCACGACCGCGGAACATGATCGTGATCTTGACCTTGTCGCCCTGCTTGAGGAACCGGACGACGTGACCCTTCTTGGTGTCATAGTCGTGCGGGTCGATCTTCGGCCGGAGCTTCATCTCCTTGATGACCGTGTGCGCCTGGTTCTTGCGCGCCTCACGGGCCTTCATGGCCGACTCGTACTTGAACTTCCCGTAGTCCATGAGCTTGCACACGGGCGGACGGGCGGTTGCCGCCACCTCGACCAGGTCGAGGTCGTACTCCTGTGCGAGTTCCAGGGCCTTGGCAAGCGGCACAATCCCGACCTGCTCGCCACTGGGACCGACAAGTCGCACCTCGGGCACGCGAATCCGGTCGTTGATGCGGGGCTCGGCGCTGATGGATCCTCCTCGGTAGCACCACGCGACCGCCTGGCGGACAGCCACGTAACGTCTGTTTCAGACAGACCAACCGCATCGGAGCAACAAAAATGCCCCGGACGGGACACAGGCGGGGCTCCTGGAAAACCGGAACACCGCCACGGTGAACCGCGGGGCGCATCGGGCGGTTCCATCGTCCGTACGGAACGATGGGGACCGCCTGACCGGTGACCCGCCGCCCTGAGGGCGGTCAGGTGGGAGAACGGAGCCTCCACTTGTGGGCCGGGCACATAGCTGTCCGGCCGGTCGTTACACAAGGTTAGCAGCTCGCCGAGGGGTGCGCGAACCACGGGTCTCATCGACTCCCGCAGAACAGGGGCCGTCGCCGTGGGCCTATCGTAAGGCGCATGAGTGACGCGACCCCCAGCAGTGATTCCCCCGGCTTCGACGAGATGACCCGCGACATCGCGGAGGTGCCCGCCGTCGAGGTGATCGTGACGGTCGCCGTCAACCTGATGAGCGCCGCCGCCGTGAAGCTCGGCCTGACCGAGGACGGCGAGGCGCACAAGGACCTGGACGAGGCCCGCAAGCTGATCCACGCCCTGGCCGGCCTGCTGGACGCGAGCACCACCGAGATCAGCTCCTTCCACGCCGCCCCGCTGCGCGACGGCCTGAAGTCCCTCCAGTTGGCCTTCCGCGAGGCGTCGCTCGTCCCGGACGAGCCGGGCAAGGGCCCGGGCGAGAAGTACACCGGCGCGGTCTTCGGCTGAGCCGTCCGCCCACCGCCCCTTTTCCCGTACGAGAACGAGCCCCCGCCGGTCCTCCCGGCGGGGGCTCTTCGCTTCGCGGGCGCGGGTCAGACCTCCGCGGTCGTCTCGCCGCCGCGCATGGAGGGGTGGGTCAGCCGGTGGGCGAGCGCCGCGAGGATGCCGCCGACCAGTGGGGCCACGATGAACAGCCACAGCTGGGAGAGGGCCGCGCCTCCCGCGAACAGGGCCGGGCCGAGGCTCCGGGCCGGGTTGACCGAGGTGCCGGTGAGCGGGATGCCGACCAGGTGGATCACGGCGAGGGAGATACCGATCGGCAGTCCGTCGAAGCCCACGACCGCCACCTTGTGGGTCACCGCGAGGACCACGAACACCAGCAGGAAGGTCAGCACCACCTCGGCCAGGAAGGCGCCGCCGAGGTTGATGTGCACGTCCGAGCGACTGCCGTATCCGTTGCTGCCGAACTTGCCGCTCGTCTTCAGCCCCGGCACCTGCTTGGCCAGCAGGAACAGCAGCGCCGCACCGGCGATGCCGCCGAGGAACTGCGCGATCCAGTACGTCACGGCCGTGCGCACGTCGATCCGCCGGGCCATCAGCATGCCGAGGGTGACCGCCGGGTTGATGTGGCAGCCGGAGATCGGGCCGAGGGCGTAGGCGAGTGCGAGGAGCACGAAACCGAAGGCCAGGGCGATGCCCAGAGTTCCGATGTAGTCGACGCACAGCACCGCCGCTCCCACGGCGAAGAAAACCAGCAGCAGGGTGCCGAGGAACTCCGACACGGCTGTCCGCGTCTGCATACAACCACCTCGCGAAGATCGTTCCTTTTCTTCGCAATTCTCCGGCTGCGCGCGGCTTCGCGCGCGTTGAGCTGGGCGGGTGATTCAGCGTGTGAACAGGGGCTCACCCGGTGCGTTCGCCCCGGCCGGGAGCAGCGCGAGGTCCAGGCCCCGGACCAGCCGGGCCCGCAGCACCTCGTCGGCCGCCAGGGCGCGGGCGACCCGGCCCGCCGCCTGGGCCGGGTCGGCGTCGGGGGCGAGGACCAGGGCGAGGGTGCCGTCGGCGCTGCCGGGGCCGAGGTGGGCGCGGAGCACGGCGGGCTCGGCGGCGACCGCGGCGCGGACGGCGGCGGTGACCGCGGGGTCGTCCAGCGGGTCCGCGCTGGTACGGCCCTCGGCGAGGGCGCGCAGGGCGGCCCCGGTCAGTTCGAAGGCCACCGGCCCGGCGAGGTCGAGCACCACCGTGTCGGCCTTCTCGTGCGCGGCGGCCTGGAGCGCCTGGTGCAGGGGTACGGCGACGGGGCGGGCCTGCGGGTCCCACCGGGCCAGGGACGCGGTGGAGGTGAAGGCGGGCAGGGCGCGGCGGTCGCCGGCCTGGAGGGTGGGCACCGCCATGTCGCTCGTCTTCTCGCGCCGCAGCCCGTTCTCGTCTTCTTCCACCTCGCCGAGGACGGCCACAACGGGGACGAGCAGCCGGGCGCTCTTCAACGCTTCGAGGACCGGCGCGACGGCGCCGCGGTCCTCGGCCCAGGCGGCGAGCGCCGAGGCCAGAGCGGGGTCGGCGGTGCCGTCGTCGTCGGAGAAACCGGGGTCCGGGATGTTCTTCTGCGCCACAGGGCGAGCGTAGTGCCTGGCCGCAGGGGCCCGGTCAGCGGTTCCGGGTGAACGGGGAGCGGCCCCGCCACAGCAGCACGCCCGCCGCCAGCAGGAGCACGCCGAAGCCCCCGGCGGCCGGGGCGAGCCACCCGGCCGGTCCGTCGTCCTCGGGTTCGGGCGTGGGTCCGGCGCCGAAGTACCGCTTGCGGTAGCCGGCCGGGGCGGAGTCGCCGCGCGCATCGGCGGAGCGCAGGGCGCCGCCCGCCTCGATGGCCGCCGCCGGGTCGACGATCCCGTAGCCGCGCGCGTCGTCGCGGCCGTCGGCGGGGGCGTCGCGCGCGGTGTCGGTGAGCAGCGTCCGGATCTGCGCGGGGGTGAGCCCGGGGTGCGCGGACTTCACGAGGGCCACCGCGCCGGAGACGAACGCGGCAGCGGCGGACG
Proteins encoded in this window:
- a CDS encoding sensor histidine kinase encodes the protein MAVGMSGPRAARAGVADAAGCLGLDPDDLPDGLVVADAAGRIICFNAAAVRITAVPESAALGRPVEQVLPLEDLKGRRWWELTDPYGGLATRTGQPERNLLLPGGREVLVSARYVRETPAGPVRRLVVSLRGTEARRRTERSNAELIATVAHELRSPLTSVKGFTATLLAKWERFTDDQKRLMLETVYADANRVTRLITELLDISRIDSGRLELRRQPVDLSAAVERHVQAHTAAGQDPGRFLVRTLQPLPAVWADPDKIDQVLGNLLENAVRHGEGTVTIDVAPAPAKSDERGAAVTVSDEGPGIPEESMSRVFTRFWRGSKRGGTGLGLYIVKGIVEAHGGTITVGRGPGGGAEFRFMLPVSTPAYLA
- a CDS encoding MIP family channel protein encodes the protein MQTRTAVSEFLGTLLLVFFAVGAAVLCVDYIGTLGIALAFGFVLLALAYALGPISGCHINPAVTLGMLMARRIDVRTAVTYWIAQFLGGIAGAALLFLLAKQVPGLKTSGKFGSNGYGSRSDVHINLGGAFLAEVVLTFLLVFVVLAVTHKVAVVGFDGLPIGISLAVIHLVGIPLTGTSVNPARSLGPALFAGGAALSQLWLFIVAPLVGGILAALAHRLTHPSMRGGETTAEV
- a CDS encoding DUF1844 domain-containing protein, which codes for MSDATPSSDSPGFDEMTRDIAEVPAVEVIVTVAVNLMSAAAVKLGLTEDGEAHKDLDEARKLIHALAGLLDASTTEISSFHAAPLRDGLKSLQLAFREASLVPDEPGKGPGEKYTGAVFG
- a CDS encoding TrmH family RNA methyltransferase, with protein sequence MGIPELISPRSPRVAAARRLARRNFRGKERRFIAEGPQAVREAAEHRGDDGEPTLVELFATVEAADRYAAIIDAAHAAGARVHLAGADVLADVSQTVTPQGLIGVCRFLDSPFDAILAARPRLVAVLAHVRDPGNAGTVLRCADAAGADAVVLTDASVDLYNPKSVRASVGSLFHLPVAVGVPVEQAVRGLREAGVRILAADGAGADDLDDELDAGTMGGPTAWVFGNEAWGLPEETRALADAVVRVPIHGKAESLNLATAAAVCLYASARAQRPRRTTG
- the rpmI gene encoding 50S ribosomal protein L35 codes for the protein MPKNKTHSGASKRFKITGSGKVLRERAGKRHLLEHKSSKKTRSLTGTVVAAPADAKKVKKLLGK
- the infC gene encoding translation initiation factor IF-3; the protein is MAVRQAVAWCYRGGSISAEPRINDRIRVPEVRLVGPSGEQVGIVPLAKALELAQEYDLDLVEVAATARPPVCKLMDYGKFKYESAMKAREARKNQAHTVIKEMKLRPKIDPHDYDTKKGHVVRFLKQGDKVKITIMFRGREQSRPELGFRLLQRLASDVEELGFIESNPKQDGRNMIMVLGPHKKKTEAMAEAREAQAARKAERQGNNTPDAAPAETAPEAPAEAAPEAEAETPSEA
- a CDS encoding SseB family protein codes for the protein MAQKNIPDPGFSDDDGTADPALASALAAWAEDRGAVAPVLEALKSARLLVPVVAVLGEVEEDENGLRREKTSDMAVPTLQAGDRRALPAFTSTASLARWDPQARPVAVPLHQALQAAAHEKADTVVLDLAGPVAFELTGAALRALAEGRTSADPLDDPAVTAAVRAAVAAEPAVLRAHLGPGSADGTLALVLAPDADPAQAAGRVARALAADEVLRARLVRGLDLALLPAGANAPGEPLFTR
- the pheT gene encoding phenylalanine--tRNA ligase subunit beta; its protein translation is MRVPLSWLREYVDLPATETGRDVQAKLVAVGLEVETVEQTGAGLTGPLVVGQVLTIEELEGFKKPIRFCTVDVGTANGTGAPQEIVCGARNFAVGDKVVVVLPGAVLPGDFAIAARKTYGKTSHGMICSTDELGMGDDGTHGIIVLPPEYEVGTDAIELLELRDEVLDIAVTPDRGYCLSLRGVARETAIAYGLPLRDPALLDVPAPNAYGYPVKVSDPIGCSRFTARTVTGLQPEARTPIWMQRRLQKAGMRPISLAVDVTNYVMLELGQPLHAYDRSRIDGPIGVRRAEQGEKLTTLDGAVRVLDSGDLVITDNRGPIGLAGVMGGADTEIADAAEGAHTAEVVIEAAHFDAISIARTARRHKLPSEASKRFERGVDPQAAAAAAQRTVDLLVLLAGGTAEAGVTEVTAPSAPRTITMPADHPDKVAGVAYGRETVVRRLQEVGCDVYGQDELLVTTPSWRPDLTEPNDLAEEVIRLEGYENLPSTLPTPPSGRGLTDRQRLHRRVGRALAGAGYVEALNYPFIGEAVLDQLGLEADDARRRTVQLVNPLSDEEPSLRTTLLPGLLGALRRNDGRGSHDLALFETGLVFLPTGEETKPVRLPVDRRPSDADIAALNVALPRQPRRAAVVLAGAREQAGWWGKGRPADWADSVEAARTIAREAGVEVIVRADRHAPWHPGRCAALYVTVAGEETLFGHAGELHPRVVKELHLPERTCAMEVDLDVLEQAVDGVLRAPRISAFPVATQDVALVVGQDVPAADVERALQEGAGELLESLRLFDVFTGEQIGEGNKSLAYALRFRAADRTLTVDEASAARDAAVALAAERTGAVLRGA
- the rplT gene encoding 50S ribosomal protein L20; protein product: MARVKRAVNAHKKRRAILEQASGYRGQRSRLYRKAKEQVTHSLVYNYNDRKKRKGDFRQLWIQRINAAARQNGMTYNRLIQGLKAANIEVDRKILAELAVNDANAFAALVEVAQKALPSDVNAPKAA
- the pheS gene encoding phenylalanine--tRNA ligase subunit alpha produces the protein MSAPNKSYDPVEVEALKPEEIERIRDEALAAFAAAGDLDALAQAKTAHTGGTSPLSLANREIGALPPQAKAEAGKRVGQARAAVGRALAARQTELEAERDARVLVEEAVDVTLPYDRTPAGARHPLTTFMERVADVFVAMGYEIAEGPEAEAEWFNFDALNFVPDHPARQMQDTFFVQGADGAKNDESGVVLRTHTSPVQARTLLDREPPVYVVCPGRVYRTDELDATHTPVFHQIELLAVDEGLTMADLKGTLDHMVQALFGPDMKTRLRPNFFPFTEPSAEMDMVCYVCRGASVGNPDRPCRTCGSEGWIELGGCGMVNPKVLTACGVDPQKYSGFAFGFGIERMLMFRHNVEDMRDMVEGDVRFTRPFGMEI